A portion of the Eulemur rufifrons isolate Redbay chromosome 30, OSU_ERuf_1, whole genome shotgun sequence genome contains these proteins:
- the GPR34 gene encoding probable G-protein coupled receptor 34: protein MRSHTGTMTMTSVGSWPCSSHGTHFISNHSDQSPQNFSGAPNVTACPMDETLLSTVLTTFYSIIFIVGLVGNIIALYVFLGIHRKRNSIQIYLLNVAIADLLLIFCLPFRIMYHINQNKWILGVILCKVVGLLFYMNMYISIILLGFISLDRYIKINRSIQQRKAITTKQSIYVCCIVWALALAGFLTMIILTLKKGGHNSTMCFHYRDKHDEKGEAIFNFVLVVMFWLIFLLIILSYIKIGKNLLRISKRRSKFPNSGKYATTARNSFIVLIIFTVCFVPYHAFRFIYISLQLNEPSCYWKEIVHKTNEIMLVLSSFNSCLDPVMYFLMSSNIRKIMCQLLFRRFQGEASRSESTSEFKPGYSLHDTSVAAKVQSSSKST from the coding sequence ATGAGAAGTCACACCGGAACAATGACGATGACTTCGGTCGGCAGCTGGCCTTGCTCTTCCCATGGAACACACTTTATAAGTAATCACAGCGACCAATCGCCACAAAACTTCTCAGGAGCACCAAATGTTACTGCCTGTCCCATGGATGAAACATTACTATCTACTGTGTTAACAACATTCTACTCTATTATTTTCATCGTGGGACTGGTTGGGAACATAATCGCCCTCTATGTATTTCTGGGTATCCACCGTAAAAGAAATTCCATTCAAATTTACCTACTTAATGTAGCCATTGCGGACCTCCTACTCATCTTCTGCCTCCCTTTCCGAATAATGTATCATATTAACCAAAACAAGTGGATACTAGGTGTGATTCTGTGCAAAGTTGTGGGACTACTGTTTTATATGAACATGTACATTAGCATTATTTTGCTTGGATTCATCAGTTTGGATcgctacataaaaattaataggtCTATACAACAACGGAAGGCAATAACAACCAAACAAAGTATTTATGTTTGCTGTATAGTATGGGCACTTGCTCTTGCTGGATTTTTAACTATGATTATTTTAACACTTAAGAAAGGGGGACATAATTCCACAATGTGTTTCCATTATAGAGATAAGCATGATGAAAAAGGAGAGGCCATTTTTAACTTCGTTCTTGTAGTAATGTTTTGGCTAATTTTCCTACTAATAATCCTTTCATATATTAAGATTGGTAAGAATCTATTGAGGATTTCTAAAAGGAGGTCAAAATTTCCTAATTCTGGTAAATATGCCACTACAGCCCGCAATTCCTTTATTGTACTTATCATTTTCACTGTATGTTTTGTTCCCTATCATGCCTTTCGATTCATCTACATTTCTTTACAACTAAATGAACCATCTTGCTACTGGAAGGAAATAGTTCACAAAACCAATGAGATCATGCTAGTTCTCTCATCTTTCAATAGCTGCTTAGATCCTGTCATGTATTTCCTGATGTCCAGTAACATTCGCAAAATAATGTGCCAACTTCTTTTCAGACGCTTTCAAGGTGAAGCAAGCAGGAGTGAAAGCACTTCAGAATTTAAGCCAGGATACTCCTTGCATGATACATCTGTGGCAGCGAAAGTGCAATCTAGTTCTAAAAGTACTTAA